One region of Rana temporaria chromosome 11, aRanTem1.1, whole genome shotgun sequence genomic DNA includes:
- the LOC120917343 gene encoding phospholipase A and acyltransferase 2-like yields MPLMSGPPPQLGDLIEFFRPLYQHWGIYVGNGYVVHLTDQDGWSSLSSAFGGSAVVRKDRLEDVAHGCNYRVNNKFDQKMSPYPSEKVVQAALQQLGQIMPYSVTSANCEHFVTELRYGNCFSEQVANVALYTAVGGGILAAALATLAIITRSRRQNQ; encoded by the exons GGTCCACCACCTCAGCTAGGAGACCTGATTGAATTTTTCCGGCCTTTGTACCAGCACTGGGGAATATACGTAGGGAATGGCTATGTTGTCCATCTCACAG ATCAAGACGGCTGGTCAAGCTTGTCATCAGCTTTTGGTGGCTCTGCAGTGGTGAGAAAAGATCGCCTGGAAGATGTTGCACATGGCTGCAATTACAGAGTGAATAATAAATTTGATCAGAAGATGAGTCCGTACCCCTCAGAAAAGGTGGTGCAAGCAGCACTGCAGCAATTGGGTCAGATAATGCCATATAGTGTCACCAGTGCCAACTGCGAACATTTTGTTACAGAACTACGATATGGAAACTGCTTCTCTGAGCAG GTTGCTAATGTTGCCCTTTACACAGCAGTTGGAGGAGGAATACTAGCAGCAGCATTAGCCACCCTTGCTATTATTACAAGGAGCAGACGGCAAAACCAGTAA